One genomic region from Ovis canadensis isolate MfBH-ARS-UI-01 breed Bighorn chromosome 24, ARS-UI_OviCan_v2, whole genome shotgun sequence encodes:
- the GIGYF1 gene encoding GRB10-interacting GYF protein 1 isoform X11 produces the protein MAAETLNFGPEWLRALSSGGSVASPPPSPAMPKYKLADYRYGREEMLALYVKESKVPDELQDKEFAALLQEEPLQPLALEPLTEEEQRNFSLSVNSVAVLRLMGKGAGPPLGGASRGRGSTRSRGRGRGDSCFYQRSIEEGDGAFGRNPREIQRSQSWDDRGERRFEKSARRDGARSGFDEGGAGPRKEHARSDSENWRSLREEQEEEEEGSWRLGAGPRRDGDRWRSASPDGGPRSAGWREHGDRRRKFEFDLRGDRGGCGEEEGRGGGASSHLRRCRGPDGFDDDKDGLPEWCLDDEDEEMGTFDASGAFLPLKKGPKEPIPEEQELDFQGLEEEEEEPSEGLDEEGPEAGGKELTPLPPQEEKSSSPSPLPTLGPLWGANGEGDDPVEKDLPAAEGDDMRGMQLSPGAGSPPGPPDLEDDEGLKHLQQEAEKLVASLQDSSLEEEQFTAAIQAQGLRHSAAATALPLSHGAARKWFYKDPQGEIQGPFTTQEMAEWFQAGYFSMALLVKRGCDEGFQPLGEVIKMWGRVPFAPGPSPPPLLVSVPALAWNREGRQEPGRGKRWVQSQTGAKPRGRCGLTQGNMDQERLKKQQELAAAALYQQLQHQQFLQLAGSSRQLPQCMLREKAALGDLPPPQQQQLTAFLQQLQALKPPRGGDQNLLPTMNRSLSVPDSGPLWDIHTSASPQSGGEASLWDIPINSSTQGPILEQLQLQHKFQERREVELRAKREEEERKRREEKRRQQQQQQEEQKRRQEEEELFRRKQVRQQELLLKLLQQQQAVATVPVPPAPSSPPPLWAGLAKQGLSMKTLLELQLEGERHLHKQPPPREPSRAQAPNHRVGGGLGSAPLSQWVSEAGPLWAGPDKSGGSSGLGLWEDTLKSSGSLARSLGLKNSRSSPSLSDSYSHLSGRPVRKKTEEEEKLLKLLQGIPRPQDGFTQWCEQMLHTLSTTGSLDVPMAVAILKEVESPYDVHDYIRSCLGDTLEAKEFAKQFLERRAKQKASQQRQQQQEAWLSSGSLQTAFQTNHSTKLGPGEGSKAKRRALMLHSDPSILGYSLHGPSGEIESVDDY, from the exons ATGGCAGCGGAGACCCTCAACTTTGGGCCTGAGTG GCTGAGGGCTCTTTCCAGTGGTGGCAGTGTGGCCTCCCCACCCCCGTCCCCTGCCATGCCCAAGTACAAGCTGGCCGACTATCGCTACGGGCGTGAGGAGATGCTGGCCCTCTATGTCAAGGAGAGCAAG GTCCCCGACGAGCTGCAGGACAAGGAGTTTGCTGCCTTGCTGCAGGAGGAGCCGCTGCAGCCCCTTGCGCTGGAGCCGCTGACGGAGGAGGAGCAG AGAAACTTCTCCCTGTCAGTGAACAGCGTGGCCGTGCTGAGGCTGATGGGGAAAGGGGCTGGGCCCCCTCTAGGTGGCGCCTCCCGTGGCAGGGGCAGCACACGGAGCCGAG GCCGTGGCCGCGGTGACAGTTGCTTTTACCAAAGAAGCATTGAAGAAGGTGATGGGGCCTTTGGCCGAAACCCCCGGGAGATCCAGCGTAGCCAGAGTTGGGATGACAG aggcGAGAGGCGGTTTGAGAAATCGGCCAGGAGGGATGGAG CACGCTCCGGGTTTGATGAGGGAGGGGCTGGCCCGAGGAAGGAGCATGCCCGCTCAGATAGCGAAAACTGGCGTTCTCTCCGAGAGgagcaagaggaagaagaggaaggcagCTGGAGACTCGGGGCAGGACCCCGGCGAGACGGTGACCGATGGCGCTCCGCCAGCCCTG ATGGTGGCCCCCGCTCTGCTGGCTGGCGGGAACATGGGGACCGGCGTCGCAAGTTTGAATTTGATTTGCGAGGGGATCGAGGAGGGTGTGGTGAAgaggaggggcggggtgggggggccagTTCTCACCTCCGGAGGTGCCGGGGGCCTGACGGCTTCGATGATGACAAGGATGGGCTCCCGGAGTGGTGCCTGGACGATGAGGATGAAGAAATGGGCACCTTCGATGCCTCCGGGGCCTTCCTCCCTCTCAAG AAGGGCCCGAAGGAGCCTATTCCTGAGGAGCAGGAGCTCGACTTCCAGggcctggaggaagaggaggaagaacctTCCGAAGGGCTGGACGAGGAGGGGCCGGAGGCGG GTGGGAAGGAACTGACCCCACTGCCTCCTCAGGAGGAGAAGTCCAGCTCCCCATCCCCACTGCCCACCTTGGGCCCACTCTGGGGAGCTAACGGGGAAGGCGATGACCCGGTGGAGAAAGACCTGCCTGCAGCTGAAG GAGATGACATGAGGGGAATGCAGCTAAGTCCTGGGGCGGGCTCACCCCCCGGCCCACCAGACCTGGAAGATGATGAAGGCTTGAAGCACCTGCAGCAg GAGGCGGAGAAGCTCGTGGCCTCCCTGCAGGacagctccctggaggaggagcagtTCACGGCCGCCATCCAGGCCCAGGGCCTGCGCCACTCTGCAGCCGCCACTGCCCTCCCCCTCAGCCACGGTGCAGCCCGGAAGTGGTTCTACAAGGACCCGCAGGGCGAGATCCAAG GCCCCTTCACGACCCAGGAGATGGCGGAGTGGTTCCAGGCGGGCTACTTCTCCATGGCTCTGCTGGTGAAGCGGGGCTGTGATGAGGGCTTCCAGCCTCTGGGTGAGGTGATCAAGATGTGGGGTCGCGTACCCTTCGCCCCCGGGCCCTCACCTCCCCCGCTGCTGGTGAGTGTACCCGCTTTGGCGTGGaacagggaagggaggcaggagcCCGGCAGAGGGAAGCGGTGGGTGCAGAGCCAGACGGGGGCAAAGCCACGGGGACGCTGTGGCCTCACTCAGGGGAACATGGACCAGGAGCGGCTGAAGAAGCAACAGGAGCTGGCAGCAGCCGCCTTGTACCAGCAGCTGCAGCACCAGCAGTTTCTTCAGCTGGCCGGCAG CAGCCGCCAGCTCCCGCAGTGCATGCTCCGGGAAAAGGCAGCTCTGGGAGACCTGCCGccaccacagcagcagcagctcaccgCGTTCCTGCAGCAGCTCCAAGCTCTCAAACCCCCCAG GGGCGGGGACCAGAACTTGCTCCCGACGATGAACCGGTCCTTGTCGGTGCCAGACTCGGGTCCCCTCTGGGACATACATACCTCAGCCTCACCACAGTCAG GTGGTGAGGCCAGTCTTTGGGACATACCAATTAACTCTTCGACTCAGGGTCCAATTCTAGAACAACTCCAGCTGCAACACAAA TTCCAGGAGCGCAGAGAAGTGGAGCTCAGGGCGAagcgggaggaggaggagcgcAAGCGCCGGGAGGAGAAGCgccgccagcagcagcagcagcaggaagagcaGAAGCGgcggcaggaggaagaggagctgTTCCGGCGCAAGCAG GTGCGGCAGCAGGAgctgctgctgaagctgctgcagcagcagcaggcagtagCCACTGTCCCCGTGCCTCCTGCGCCCAGCTCCCCGCCCCCGCTGTGGGCCGGCCTGGCCAAGCAGGGCCTGTCCATGAAGACGCTGCTGGAGCTGCAGCTGGAGGGCGAGCGGCACCTGCACAAGCAGCCCCCGCCTCGGGAGCCATCGCGGGCTCAGGCCCCCAACCACCGCGTG GGCGGGGGCCTGGGCTCCGCCCCCCTGAGCCAGTGGGTATCTGAGGCCGGGCCACTGTGGGCCGGGCCCGACAAGAGCGGGGGCAGCAGCGGCCTGGGACTCTGGGAAGACACCCTCAAGAGCAGCGGGAGCCTGGCCCGGAGCCTGGGCCTGAAGAACAGCCGCAGCAGCCCCTCTCTCAG TGACTCGTACAGCCACTTGTCTGGTCGGCCTGTGCGCAAAaagacagaggaggaagagaagctgCTGAAGCTGCTGCAGGGCATCCCCCGGCCCCAGGATGGCTTCACCCAGTGGTGTGAGCAGATGCTGCACACGCTGAGCACCACGGGCAGCCTGGACG TGCCCATGGCTGTAGCGATCCTCAAGGAGGTGGAATCCCCCTATGACGTCCACGACTATATCCGTTCCTGCCTGGGGGACACGCTGGAAGCCAAAGAATTTGCCAAACAATTCCTGGAGCGGAGGGCCAAGCAGAAGGCCAgccagcagcggcagcagcagcag GAGGCTTGGCTGAGCAGCGGCTCCCTGCAGACAGCCTTTCAGACCAACCACAGCACCAAGCTCGGCCCCGGAGAGGGCAGCAAGGCCAAGAGGCGGGCGCTGATGCTGCACTCGGACCCCAGCATCTTGG GGTACTCCCTGCACGGACCTTCTGGTGAGATCGAGAGCGTGGATGACTACTGA
- the GIGYF1 gene encoding GRB10-interacting GYF protein 1 isoform X6: protein MAAETLNFGPEWLRALSSGGSVASPPPSPAMPKYKLADYRYGREEMLALYVKESKVPDELQDKEFAALLQEEPLQPLALEPLTEEEQRNFSLSVNSVAVLRLMGKGAGPPLGGASRGRGSTRSRGRGRGDSCFYQRSIEEGDGAFGRNPREIQRSQSWDDRGERRFEKSARRDGARSGFDEGGAGPRKEHARSDSENWRSLREEQEEEEEGSWRLGAGPRRDGDRWRSASPDGGPRSAGWREHGDRRRKFEFDLRGDRGGCGEEEGRGGGASSHLRRCRGPDGFDDDKDGLPEWCLDDEDEEMGTFDASGAFLPLKKGPKEPIPEEQELDFQGLEEEEEEPSEGLDEEGPEAGGKELTPLPPQEEKSSSPSPLPTLGPLWGANGEGDDPVEKDLPAAEGDDMRGMQLSPGAGSPPGPPDLEDDEGLKHLQQEAEKLVASLQDSSLEEEQFTAAIQAQGLRHSAAATALPLSHGAARKWFYKDPQGEIQGPFTTQEMAEWFQAGYFSMALLVKRGCDEGFQPLGEVIKMWGRVPFAPGPSPPPLLGNMDQERLKKQQELAAAALYQQLQHQQFLQLAGSRQLPQCMLREKAALGDLPPPQQQQLTAFLQQLQALKPPRGGDQNLLPTMNRSLSVPDSGPLWDIHTSASPQSGGEASLWDIPINSSTQGPILEQLQLQHKFQERREVELRAKREEEERKRREEKRRQQQQQQEEQKRRQEEEELFRRKQVRQQELLLKLLQQQQAVATVPVPPAPSSPPPLWAGLAKQGLSMKTLLELQLEGERHLHKQPPPREPSRAQAPNHRVGGGLGSAPLSQWVSEAGPLWAGPDKSGGSSGLGLWEDTLKSSGSLARSLGLKNSRSSPSLSDSYSHLSGRPVRKKTEEEEKLLKLLQGIPRPQDGFTQWCEQMLHTLSTTGSLDVPMAVAILKEVESPYDVHDYIRSCLGDTLEAKEFAKQFLERRAKQKASQQRQQQQEAWLSSGSLQTAFQTNHSTKLGPGEGSKAKRRALMLHSDPSILGECGAGRWLLPQNRAGAWVGKFKPSFPWLQGTPCTDLLVRSRAWMTTDQPVPPAPWAVGQGQQQRLGPLGPQPAGSPQGA, encoded by the exons ATGGCAGCGGAGACCCTCAACTTTGGGCCTGAGTG GCTGAGGGCTCTTTCCAGTGGTGGCAGTGTGGCCTCCCCACCCCCGTCCCCTGCCATGCCCAAGTACAAGCTGGCCGACTATCGCTACGGGCGTGAGGAGATGCTGGCCCTCTATGTCAAGGAGAGCAAG GTCCCCGACGAGCTGCAGGACAAGGAGTTTGCTGCCTTGCTGCAGGAGGAGCCGCTGCAGCCCCTTGCGCTGGAGCCGCTGACGGAGGAGGAGCAG AGAAACTTCTCCCTGTCAGTGAACAGCGTGGCCGTGCTGAGGCTGATGGGGAAAGGGGCTGGGCCCCCTCTAGGTGGCGCCTCCCGTGGCAGGGGCAGCACACGGAGCCGAG GCCGTGGCCGCGGTGACAGTTGCTTTTACCAAAGAAGCATTGAAGAAGGTGATGGGGCCTTTGGCCGAAACCCCCGGGAGATCCAGCGTAGCCAGAGTTGGGATGACAG aggcGAGAGGCGGTTTGAGAAATCGGCCAGGAGGGATGGAG CACGCTCCGGGTTTGATGAGGGAGGGGCTGGCCCGAGGAAGGAGCATGCCCGCTCAGATAGCGAAAACTGGCGTTCTCTCCGAGAGgagcaagaggaagaagaggaaggcagCTGGAGACTCGGGGCAGGACCCCGGCGAGACGGTGACCGATGGCGCTCCGCCAGCCCTG ATGGTGGCCCCCGCTCTGCTGGCTGGCGGGAACATGGGGACCGGCGTCGCAAGTTTGAATTTGATTTGCGAGGGGATCGAGGAGGGTGTGGTGAAgaggaggggcggggtgggggggccagTTCTCACCTCCGGAGGTGCCGGGGGCCTGACGGCTTCGATGATGACAAGGATGGGCTCCCGGAGTGGTGCCTGGACGATGAGGATGAAGAAATGGGCACCTTCGATGCCTCCGGGGCCTTCCTCCCTCTCAAG AAGGGCCCGAAGGAGCCTATTCCTGAGGAGCAGGAGCTCGACTTCCAGggcctggaggaagaggaggaagaacctTCCGAAGGGCTGGACGAGGAGGGGCCGGAGGCGG GTGGGAAGGAACTGACCCCACTGCCTCCTCAGGAGGAGAAGTCCAGCTCCCCATCCCCACTGCCCACCTTGGGCCCACTCTGGGGAGCTAACGGGGAAGGCGATGACCCGGTGGAGAAAGACCTGCCTGCAGCTGAAG GAGATGACATGAGGGGAATGCAGCTAAGTCCTGGGGCGGGCTCACCCCCCGGCCCACCAGACCTGGAAGATGATGAAGGCTTGAAGCACCTGCAGCAg GAGGCGGAGAAGCTCGTGGCCTCCCTGCAGGacagctccctggaggaggagcagtTCACGGCCGCCATCCAGGCCCAGGGCCTGCGCCACTCTGCAGCCGCCACTGCCCTCCCCCTCAGCCACGGTGCAGCCCGGAAGTGGTTCTACAAGGACCCGCAGGGCGAGATCCAAG GCCCCTTCACGACCCAGGAGATGGCGGAGTGGTTCCAGGCGGGCTACTTCTCCATGGCTCTGCTGGTGAAGCGGGGCTGTGATGAGGGCTTCCAGCCTCTGGGTGAGGTGATCAAGATGTGGGGTCGCGTACCCTTCGCCCCCGGGCCCTCACCTCCCCCGCTGCTG GGGAACATGGACCAGGAGCGGCTGAAGAAGCAACAGGAGCTGGCAGCAGCCGCCTTGTACCAGCAGCTGCAGCACCAGCAGTTTCTTCAGCTGGCCGGCAG CCGCCAGCTCCCGCAGTGCATGCTCCGGGAAAAGGCAGCTCTGGGAGACCTGCCGccaccacagcagcagcagctcaccgCGTTCCTGCAGCAGCTCCAAGCTCTCAAACCCCCCAG GGGCGGGGACCAGAACTTGCTCCCGACGATGAACCGGTCCTTGTCGGTGCCAGACTCGGGTCCCCTCTGGGACATACATACCTCAGCCTCACCACAGTCAG GTGGTGAGGCCAGTCTTTGGGACATACCAATTAACTCTTCGACTCAGGGTCCAATTCTAGAACAACTCCAGCTGCAACACAAA TTCCAGGAGCGCAGAGAAGTGGAGCTCAGGGCGAagcgggaggaggaggagcgcAAGCGCCGGGAGGAGAAGCgccgccagcagcagcagcagcaggaagagcaGAAGCGgcggcaggaggaagaggagctgTTCCGGCGCAAGCAG GTGCGGCAGCAGGAgctgctgctgaagctgctgcagcagcagcaggcagtagCCACTGTCCCCGTGCCTCCTGCGCCCAGCTCCCCGCCCCCGCTGTGGGCCGGCCTGGCCAAGCAGGGCCTGTCCATGAAGACGCTGCTGGAGCTGCAGCTGGAGGGCGAGCGGCACCTGCACAAGCAGCCCCCGCCTCGGGAGCCATCGCGGGCTCAGGCCCCCAACCACCGCGTG GGCGGGGGCCTGGGCTCCGCCCCCCTGAGCCAGTGGGTATCTGAGGCCGGGCCACTGTGGGCCGGGCCCGACAAGAGCGGGGGCAGCAGCGGCCTGGGACTCTGGGAAGACACCCTCAAGAGCAGCGGGAGCCTGGCCCGGAGCCTGGGCCTGAAGAACAGCCGCAGCAGCCCCTCTCTCAG TGACTCGTACAGCCACTTGTCTGGTCGGCCTGTGCGCAAAaagacagaggaggaagagaagctgCTGAAGCTGCTGCAGGGCATCCCCCGGCCCCAGGATGGCTTCACCCAGTGGTGTGAGCAGATGCTGCACACGCTGAGCACCACGGGCAGCCTGGACG TGCCCATGGCTGTAGCGATCCTCAAGGAGGTGGAATCCCCCTATGACGTCCACGACTATATCCGTTCCTGCCTGGGGGACACGCTGGAAGCCAAAGAATTTGCCAAACAATTCCTGGAGCGGAGGGCCAAGCAGAAGGCCAgccagcagcggcagcagcagcag GAGGCTTGGCTGAGCAGCGGCTCCCTGCAGACAGCCTTTCAGACCAACCACAGCACCAAGCTCGGCCCCGGAGAGGGCAGCAAGGCCAAGAGGCGGGCGCTGATGCTGCACTCGGACCCCAGCATCTTGGGTGAGTGTGGAGCGGGGAGGTGGCTCCTTCCTCAGAACCGGGCAGGAGCCTGGGTGGGCAAGTTCAAACCCAGCTTCCCCTGGCTTCAGGGTACTCCCTGCACGGACCTTCTGGTGAGATCGAGAGCGTGGATGACTACTGACCAGCCCGTCCCACCAGCGCCCTGGGCTgtaggccaggggcagcagcagcgGCTTGGACCCCTGGGTCCCCAGCCTGCAGGCTCCCCACAGGGAGCATAG
- the GIGYF1 gene encoding GRB10-interacting GYF protein 1 isoform X7, translating to MAAETLNFGPEWLRALSSGGSVASPPPSPAMPKYKLADYRYGREEMLALYVKESKVPDELQDKEFAALLQEEPLQPLALEPLTEEEQRNFSLSVNSVAVLRLMGKGAGPPLGGASRGRGSTRSRGRGRGDSCFYQRSIEEGDGAFGRNPREIQRSQSWDDRGERRFEKSARRDGARSGFDEGGAGPRKEHARSDSENWRSLREEQEEEEEGSWRLGAGPRRDGDRWRSASPDGGPRSAGWREHGDRRRKFEFDLRGDRGGCGEEEGRGGGASSHLRRCRGPDGFDDDKDGLPEWCLDDEDEEMGTFDASGAFLPLKKGPKEPIPEEQELDFQGLEEEEEEPSEGLDEEGPEAGGKELTPLPPQEEKSSSPSPLPTLGPLWGANGEGDDPVEKDLPAAEGDDMRGMQLSPGAGSPPGPPDLEDDEGLKHLQQEAEKLVASLQDSSLEEEQFTAAIQAQGLRHSAAATALPLSHGAARKWFYKDPQGEIQGPFTTQEMAEWFQAGYFSMALLVKRGCDEGFQPLGEVIKMWGRVPFAPGPSPPPLLERLKKQQELAAAALYQQLQHQQFLQLAGSSRQLPQCMLREKAALGDLPPPQQQQLTAFLQQLQALKPPRGGDQNLLPTMNRSLSVPDSGPLWDIHTSASPQSGGEASLWDIPINSSTQGPILEQLQLQHKFQERREVELRAKREEEERKRREEKRRQQQQQQEEQKRRQEEEELFRRKQVRQQELLLKLLQQQQAVATVPVPPAPSSPPPLWAGLAKQGLSMKTLLELQLEGERHLHKQPPPREPSRAQAPNHRVQGGGLGSAPLSQWVSEAGPLWAGPDKSGGSSGLGLWEDTLKSSGSLARSLGLKNSRSSPSLSDSYSHLSGRPVRKKTEEEEKLLKLLQGIPRPQDGFTQWCEQMLHTLSTTGSLDVPMAVAILKEVESPYDVHDYIRSCLGDTLEAKEFAKQFLERRAKQKASQQRQQQQEAWLSSGSLQTAFQTNHSTKLGPGEGSKAKRRALMLHSDPSILGECGAGRWLLPQNRAGAWVGKFKPSFPWLQGTPCTDLLVRSRAWMTTDQPVPPAPWAVGQGQQQRLGPLGPQPAGSPQGA from the exons ATGGCAGCGGAGACCCTCAACTTTGGGCCTGAGTG GCTGAGGGCTCTTTCCAGTGGTGGCAGTGTGGCCTCCCCACCCCCGTCCCCTGCCATGCCCAAGTACAAGCTGGCCGACTATCGCTACGGGCGTGAGGAGATGCTGGCCCTCTATGTCAAGGAGAGCAAG GTCCCCGACGAGCTGCAGGACAAGGAGTTTGCTGCCTTGCTGCAGGAGGAGCCGCTGCAGCCCCTTGCGCTGGAGCCGCTGACGGAGGAGGAGCAG AGAAACTTCTCCCTGTCAGTGAACAGCGTGGCCGTGCTGAGGCTGATGGGGAAAGGGGCTGGGCCCCCTCTAGGTGGCGCCTCCCGTGGCAGGGGCAGCACACGGAGCCGAG GCCGTGGCCGCGGTGACAGTTGCTTTTACCAAAGAAGCATTGAAGAAGGTGATGGGGCCTTTGGCCGAAACCCCCGGGAGATCCAGCGTAGCCAGAGTTGGGATGACAG aggcGAGAGGCGGTTTGAGAAATCGGCCAGGAGGGATGGAG CACGCTCCGGGTTTGATGAGGGAGGGGCTGGCCCGAGGAAGGAGCATGCCCGCTCAGATAGCGAAAACTGGCGTTCTCTCCGAGAGgagcaagaggaagaagaggaaggcagCTGGAGACTCGGGGCAGGACCCCGGCGAGACGGTGACCGATGGCGCTCCGCCAGCCCTG ATGGTGGCCCCCGCTCTGCTGGCTGGCGGGAACATGGGGACCGGCGTCGCAAGTTTGAATTTGATTTGCGAGGGGATCGAGGAGGGTGTGGTGAAgaggaggggcggggtgggggggccagTTCTCACCTCCGGAGGTGCCGGGGGCCTGACGGCTTCGATGATGACAAGGATGGGCTCCCGGAGTGGTGCCTGGACGATGAGGATGAAGAAATGGGCACCTTCGATGCCTCCGGGGCCTTCCTCCCTCTCAAG AAGGGCCCGAAGGAGCCTATTCCTGAGGAGCAGGAGCTCGACTTCCAGggcctggaggaagaggaggaagaacctTCCGAAGGGCTGGACGAGGAGGGGCCGGAGGCGG GTGGGAAGGAACTGACCCCACTGCCTCCTCAGGAGGAGAAGTCCAGCTCCCCATCCCCACTGCCCACCTTGGGCCCACTCTGGGGAGCTAACGGGGAAGGCGATGACCCGGTGGAGAAAGACCTGCCTGCAGCTGAAG GAGATGACATGAGGGGAATGCAGCTAAGTCCTGGGGCGGGCTCACCCCCCGGCCCACCAGACCTGGAAGATGATGAAGGCTTGAAGCACCTGCAGCAg GAGGCGGAGAAGCTCGTGGCCTCCCTGCAGGacagctccctggaggaggagcagtTCACGGCCGCCATCCAGGCCCAGGGCCTGCGCCACTCTGCAGCCGCCACTGCCCTCCCCCTCAGCCACGGTGCAGCCCGGAAGTGGTTCTACAAGGACCCGCAGGGCGAGATCCAAG GCCCCTTCACGACCCAGGAGATGGCGGAGTGGTTCCAGGCGGGCTACTTCTCCATGGCTCTGCTGGTGAAGCGGGGCTGTGATGAGGGCTTCCAGCCTCTGGGTGAGGTGATCAAGATGTGGGGTCGCGTACCCTTCGCCCCCGGGCCCTCACCTCCCCCGCTGCTG GAGCGGCTGAAGAAGCAACAGGAGCTGGCAGCAGCCGCCTTGTACCAGCAGCTGCAGCACCAGCAGTTTCTTCAGCTGGCCGGCAG CAGCCGCCAGCTCCCGCAGTGCATGCTCCGGGAAAAGGCAGCTCTGGGAGACCTGCCGccaccacagcagcagcagctcaccgCGTTCCTGCAGCAGCTCCAAGCTCTCAAACCCCCCAG GGGCGGGGACCAGAACTTGCTCCCGACGATGAACCGGTCCTTGTCGGTGCCAGACTCGGGTCCCCTCTGGGACATACATACCTCAGCCTCACCACAGTCAG GTGGTGAGGCCAGTCTTTGGGACATACCAATTAACTCTTCGACTCAGGGTCCAATTCTAGAACAACTCCAGCTGCAACACAAA TTCCAGGAGCGCAGAGAAGTGGAGCTCAGGGCGAagcgggaggaggaggagcgcAAGCGCCGGGAGGAGAAGCgccgccagcagcagcagcagcaggaagagcaGAAGCGgcggcaggaggaagaggagctgTTCCGGCGCAAGCAG GTGCGGCAGCAGGAgctgctgctgaagctgctgcagcagcagcaggcagtagCCACTGTCCCCGTGCCTCCTGCGCCCAGCTCCCCGCCCCCGCTGTGGGCCGGCCTGGCCAAGCAGGGCCTGTCCATGAAGACGCTGCTGGAGCTGCAGCTGGAGGGCGAGCGGCACCTGCACAAGCAGCCCCCGCCTCGGGAGCCATCGCGGGCTCAGGCCCCCAACCACCGCGTG CAGGGCGGGGGCCTGGGCTCCGCCCCCCTGAGCCAGTGGGTATCTGAGGCCGGGCCACTGTGGGCCGGGCCCGACAAGAGCGGGGGCAGCAGCGGCCTGGGACTCTGGGAAGACACCCTCAAGAGCAGCGGGAGCCTGGCCCGGAGCCTGGGCCTGAAGAACAGCCGCAGCAGCCCCTCTCTCAG TGACTCGTACAGCCACTTGTCTGGTCGGCCTGTGCGCAAAaagacagaggaggaagagaagctgCTGAAGCTGCTGCAGGGCATCCCCCGGCCCCAGGATGGCTTCACCCAGTGGTGTGAGCAGATGCTGCACACGCTGAGCACCACGGGCAGCCTGGACG TGCCCATGGCTGTAGCGATCCTCAAGGAGGTGGAATCCCCCTATGACGTCCACGACTATATCCGTTCCTGCCTGGGGGACACGCTGGAAGCCAAAGAATTTGCCAAACAATTCCTGGAGCGGAGGGCCAAGCAGAAGGCCAgccagcagcggcagcagcagcag GAGGCTTGGCTGAGCAGCGGCTCCCTGCAGACAGCCTTTCAGACCAACCACAGCACCAAGCTCGGCCCCGGAGAGGGCAGCAAGGCCAAGAGGCGGGCGCTGATGCTGCACTCGGACCCCAGCATCTTGGGTGAGTGTGGAGCGGGGAGGTGGCTCCTTCCTCAGAACCGGGCAGGAGCCTGGGTGGGCAAGTTCAAACCCAGCTTCCCCTGGCTTCAGGGTACTCCCTGCACGGACCTTCTGGTGAGATCGAGAGCGTGGATGACTACTGACCAGCCCGTCCCACCAGCGCCCTGGGCTgtaggccaggggcagcagcagcgGCTTGGACCCCTGGGTCCCCAGCCTGCAGGCTCCCCACAGGGAGCATAG